A single window of Paracoccus albus DNA harbors:
- a CDS encoding ArsR/SmtB family transcription factor gives MRSFKHPEIEDVVISDVLHALSDPIRLDIVRQLAHEDEASCSALDGGRPKSSMSHHFRVLRDAGVIMSRNEGVSHMNRLRRDELDARFPGLLDAVLAAAV, from the coding sequence ATGCGTTCGTTCAAACATCCTGAAATCGAAGATGTGGTCATATCCGATGTGCTGCACGCGCTGAGCGACCCGATACGTCTGGACATCGTGCGTCAGCTTGCCCATGAGGATGAGGCAAGTTGCAGCGCCCTTGACGGCGGTCGCCCGAAATCGAGCATGTCGCATCATTTCCGCGTTTTACGCGACGCCGGGGTCATCATGTCCCGTAATGAGGGCGTATCGCATATGAACCGGCTGCGCCGCGATGAACTCGATGCGCGTTTTCCCGGTCTGCTGGATGCCGTGCTGGCGGCTGCGGTCTAG
- a CDS encoding PLP-dependent aminotransferase family protein — translation MSRLKASEIRELLKLLDQPDIISFAGGIPDPALFPAEAFRKAMTQALSDQHYATSLQYSVSEGYGPLRDWIAEQMGVIGVPCTRDNILITSGSQQALDYLGKLMLSPGDTALVGWPTYLGALGAFNAYEPNYAPLIPGDNRPAQDYRDAAQAAGGRVKFAYLSADFANPTGITTDQAGREKLLDLADDLDIAVIEDAAYQTLRYDGQPVPPILATEIAREGNINDCRTIYSGSFSKTLAPGLRIGWVCAAQEVIGRLVLMKQAADLHSSTLNQIATHIVARDHFADHVPMLRQTYGKRRDLMLDALEREMPEGVTWTKPEGGMFVWLTLPEGTDGAELLARSLKTERIAFVPGHAFHPDGSGRNTIRLSFTLHDKAMVDEGIARLGRLLRAV, via the coding sequence ATGTCACGCCTGAAGGCATCCGAAATCCGAGAGCTTTTGAAGCTGCTGGATCAGCCTGACATCATCTCTTTCGCGGGCGGAATCCCAGACCCGGCGCTGTTTCCAGCCGAAGCCTTTCGCAAGGCGATGACCCAGGCCCTGTCAGATCAGCACTACGCGACCTCGCTGCAATATTCGGTCAGTGAAGGTTACGGCCCGCTGCGCGACTGGATTGCGGAACAGATGGGCGTGATCGGCGTGCCCTGCACCCGCGACAACATCCTGATCACCTCCGGTTCGCAGCAGGCACTGGATTATCTTGGCAAACTGATGCTTTCCCCCGGCGATACGGCCCTTGTCGGCTGGCCGACCTATCTGGGTGCCCTGGGCGCGTTCAACGCGTATGAGCCGAACTACGCCCCACTCATTCCCGGCGACAATCGGCCCGCGCAGGATTACCGCGATGCAGCGCAGGCCGCTGGCGGGCGGGTCAAATTCGCCTATCTGTCAGCTGACTTCGCCAACCCGACCGGCATCACGACCGATCAGGCGGGAAGAGAGAAGCTGCTGGATCTCGCAGATGATCTCGACATCGCTGTTATAGAAGATGCAGCGTATCAGACCCTGCGCTATGACGGCCAGCCGGTGCCCCCGATCCTTGCAACGGAAATCGCGCGCGAAGGAAATATCAATGACTGCCGCACGATATACAGCGGCTCCTTCTCCAAGACGCTGGCGCCGGGGCTGCGCATCGGATGGGTCTGCGCCGCGCAAGAAGTGATCGGCCGGCTCGTGCTGATGAAGCAGGCCGCCGACCTGCACAGTTCTACCCTGAACCAGATCGCCACCCATATCGTCGCGCGCGACCATTTCGCCGACCATGTTCCCATGCTGCGCCAGACCTATGGCAAACGGCGCGACCTGATGCTGGACGCACTGGAACGCGAAATGCCCGAGGGTGTCACATGGACAAAACCAGAAGGCGGCATGTTCGTCTGGCTGACCCTGCCCGAAGGCACAGACGGGGCAGAGCTTCTGGCACGGTCCCTGAAAACCGAACGCATCGCCTTTGTGCCGGGCCATGCCTTCCATCCCGACGGATCGGGGCGCAACACCATCCGCCTCAGCTTCACGCTGCATGACAAGGCAATGGTCGATGAGGGAATCGCGAGGCTGGGCAGACTGCTGCGCGCCGTCTAG
- a CDS encoding acetyl-CoA carboxylase biotin carboxylase subunit: MFQKILIANRGEIACRVIDTCRKLGVSTVAVYSDADRAARHVAMADEAVHLGGPAPKDSYLRGDAIIQAAKDTGAQAIHPGYGFLSENPDFVDAVEAAGLVFIGPSAKAIRAMGLKDAAKALMEQAGVPVVPGYHGENQDSGFLAQQAEAIGYPVLIKAVAGGGGKGMRRVDAATEFADALASAQGEAQTAFGNPDVLIEKYILQPRHIEVQVFGDGEKAVHLFERDCSLQRRHQKVIEEAPAPDMPANVRKVMGDAATRAAEAINYKGAGTIEFIVDGSNGLREDGFWFMEMNTRLQVEHPVTELITGVDLVEWQLRVASGEALPARQEDLSISGHAFEARLYAEDVPAGFLPATGTLAHLQFPEHARIETGVRPGDTISPWYDPMIAKVVTHGPTRSIALRALETALVDTEVAGSVTNVDFLIALTRHDGFRKGDVDTGLIGRDLDELIEAAEPDPKAQALAVIGLAGLADPSATGGMTLWQPLRQTVAWDGGEALLEVEGPGAARVTLDGTTHEVRWQGDRWWVDDTLRRNRIVTHAAGVSVFGGRTVSLKPLDPLDRAGEEAGGGLTLSPMPGLVKAVFVEAGQAVSAGDRLAVLEAMKMEHTLTAARDGVVAEVLAAAGDQVEAGAALIRLEEEEAAA, encoded by the coding sequence ATGTTCCAGAAGATCCTGATCGCCAACCGGGGCGAGATCGCCTGCCGCGTCATAGACACCTGCCGCAAGCTGGGTGTCTCGACCGTGGCGGTTTATTCCGATGCCGACCGCGCGGCGCGTCACGTCGCCATGGCGGATGAGGCCGTGCATCTGGGCGGACCTGCGCCCAAGGATAGTTACCTGCGCGGCGATGCGATCATTCAGGCGGCGAAGGATACGGGCGCGCAGGCGATCCATCCGGGCTATGGCTTTCTGTCCGAGAACCCCGATTTCGTCGATGCCGTCGAAGCTGCCGGACTGGTTTTTATCGGTCCATCAGCCAAGGCGATCCGGGCGATGGGTTTGAAGGATGCCGCCAAGGCGCTGATGGAACAGGCGGGGGTGCCGGTCGTGCCGGGGTATCACGGCGAAAATCAGGATTCAGGGTTTCTGGCGCAGCAGGCCGAGGCGATTGGCTATCCCGTCCTGATCAAGGCCGTCGCAGGCGGTGGCGGCAAGGGGATGCGGCGTGTGGACGCGGCGACGGAGTTTGCCGACGCGCTTGCCTCGGCGCAGGGAGAGGCGCAGACGGCTTTCGGCAACCCCGACGTTCTGATCGAGAAATATATCCTCCAGCCGCGCCATATAGAGGTGCAGGTTTTCGGCGATGGCGAAAAGGCGGTTCATCTTTTTGAGCGCGACTGCTCGCTGCAACGTCGCCACCAGAAGGTGATCGAGGAAGCGCCCGCGCCTGATATGCCTGCCAACGTCCGCAAAGTGATGGGCGATGCCGCCACCCGCGCGGCGGAGGCGATCAACTATAAAGGCGCGGGAACGATTGAGTTTATCGTCGATGGCTCAAACGGGCTGCGCGAGGATGGGTTCTGGTTCATGGAGATGAACACCCGTTTGCAGGTCGAACATCCCGTGACCGAATTGATTACGGGCGTCGATCTGGTTGAATGGCAGTTGCGCGTCGCCTCGGGCGAGGCGTTGCCTGCGCGGCAGGAAGATCTTTCGATCAGCGGTCATGCTTTTGAGGCGCGGCTTTATGCCGAAGATGTTCCTGCGGGTTTCCTGCCCGCGACGGGGACGCTTGCGCATCTGCAGTTCCCTGAACATGCCCGGATTGAAACCGGCGTCAGGCCGGGTGACACAATCAGCCCCTGGTATGACCCGATGATTGCCAAGGTCGTCACCCATGGTCCGACCCGTTCGATTGCGCTGCGGGCGTTGGAAACCGCGCTTGTGGATACCGAGGTTGCGGGCTCTGTCACCAATGTCGATTTTCTGATCGCCCTGACCCGGCATGACGGCTTTCGCAAGGGCGATGTCGATACCGGGCTGATCGGGCGCGATCTGGATGAACTGATCGAAGCCGCCGAACCCGATCCGAAGGCACAGGCTTTGGCGGTCATTGGTCTGGCGGGGCTGGCCGATCCTTCTGCGACAGGTGGCATGACCCTCTGGCAGCCATTGCGCCAGACCGTTGCATGGGACGGTGGGGAGGCATTGCTTGAGGTTGAGGGGCCGGGGGCGGCACGCGTGACGCTGGACGGCACAACGCATGAGGTTCGCTGGCAGGGTGACCGCTGGTGGGTCGATGACACGCTGCGGCGCAACCGCATCGTCACCCATGCCGCCGGTGTCAGCGTTTTCGGTGGGCGCACGGTCAGCCTGAAGCCGCTGGACCCGCTGGACCGCGCGGGCGAGGAAGCGGGCGGCGGGCTGACGCTGTCGCCGATGCCGGGGCTGGTCAAGGCGGTGTTTGTTGAGGCCGGGCAGGCGGTCAGTGCGGGCGACCGGCTTGCCGTGCTGGAGGCGATGAAGATGGAACACACGCTGACCGCCGCGCGTGACGGCGTGGTGGCCGAAGTTCTGGCAGCAGCAGGTGATCAGGTCGAGGCGGGTGCCGCGCTCATCCGGCTGGAAGAGGAAGAGGCAGCGGCATGA
- a CDS encoding ASCH domain-containing protein gives MTISFKLGDSRELNGRLLDLVRLGAKTATCGALRDIPEDFALAEGEGSFDDWPQGHIEFFTRNGGFDPDMDLVCERFRLVEDFA, from the coding sequence ATGACAATCAGTTTCAAATTGGGCGACTCGCGCGAACTTAACGGAAGGCTGCTGGATCTGGTGCGGTTGGGTGCGAAAACTGCGACCTGCGGGGCGTTGCGCGATATACCCGAAGACTTCGCCTTGGCCGAGGGCGAAGGCAGTTTCGATGACTGGCCACAGGGCCACATCGAGTTCTTTACCCGAAACGGCGGCTTCGATCCCGATATGGATCTGGTCTGCGAACGTTTTCGTCTGGTGGAGGATTTTGCATGA
- a CDS encoding hydroxymethylglutaryl-CoA lyase, with the protein MSGYVEIFEMGPRDGLQNEKRMIGSDDKIALVDLLSDAGFRRIEVTSFVSPKWVPQMGDAAQVMAGIRRAKGVSYAVLTPNMKGYEGAKAARADEVAVFTSASEGFAKANLNATIDESFERFAPIMDAAKADGIPVRGYVSVVTDCPFDGPTAPENVARVAARLLEMGCYEISLGDTIGQGRPETIDAMLTAVLQHVPADKLAGHYHDTAGRALQNIDASIARGVRVFDAAVGGLGGCPYAPGAAGNVATEKVADHLKSNGYETNLDMDVIARAADFARGLRSGGQAE; encoded by the coding sequence ATGAGCGGCTATGTCGAGATATTCGAGATGGGCCCGCGCGACGGCTTGCAGAACGAAAAGCGGATGATCGGTTCCGACGACAAGATTGCGCTTGTCGATCTGCTGTCGGATGCCGGGTTCCGCCGGATCGAGGTCACCAGCTTTGTCAGCCCGAAATGGGTGCCGCAAATGGGCGACGCGGCGCAGGTCATGGCGGGCATTCGGCGGGCCAAGGGTGTCAGCTATGCGGTGCTGACGCCGAATATGAAAGGGTATGAAGGGGCGAAGGCTGCGCGTGCCGATGAGGTTGCGGTCTTCACAAGTGCCTCGGAAGGGTTTGCAAAGGCCAATCTGAACGCCACCATCGACGAAAGTTTCGAGCGTTTTGCCCCGATCATGGATGCCGCCAAGGCCGATGGCATACCGGTTCGCGGCTATGTCAGCGTGGTGACGGATTGTCCGTTCGATGGACCGACAGCGCCGGAAAATGTGGCGCGGGTTGCGGCGCGTCTGCTGGAAATGGGCTGCTATGAAATCAGCCTTGGCGATACCATCGGACAGGGCAGGCCGGAAACGATAGACGCGATGCTCACTGCCGTCTTGCAGCATGTCCCGGCGGACAAGCTAGCGGGTCACTATCACGACACGGCTGGGCGGGCTTTGCAGAATATTGATGCCTCGATTGCAAGAGGGGTGCGTGTGTTCGACGCGGCGGTCGGGGGCTTGGGCGGTTGTCCCTATGCGCCGGGGGCTGCGGGGAACGTGGCCACTGAAAAAGTCGCCGATCACCTGAAATCAAATGGTTACGAAACAAATCTCGACATGGATGTGATTGCAAGGGCTGCGGATTTCGCACGCGGTTTGCGGTCAGGAGGGCAGGCCGAATGA
- a CDS encoding NADP-dependent oxidoreductase, which translates to MEAFVMTEYGGPTASEFREVERPQPGRDEVLVKVHAAGLNPVDYKIREGKLKAILRFPLPTVMGSELSGIVESVGEGVSKFAPGDRVFARMPKDKMGAFAEYAVVPAKFLARVPDALSLSDAAGVPLAGLTALQALRDEIGLKPGSRVFISAGAGGVGTFAIQIAKSLGAEVATTASPRGRELVERLGADEVIDYTSQRFRDRLSDMDGALDLTGGDDLTDAFAIVKPGATVVSVAALPEPQTARKDLDMGPMMATVFWFISRNLRKEARKNDANYRFLFMRPSGPDLAALAGLIEAGRLQPVVDRVFPFAEMKEAMAYLESGRAKGKVIVEMAKE; encoded by the coding sequence ATGGAAGCTTTCGTGATGACGGAATATGGCGGGCCGACAGCGTCGGAGTTCCGAGAGGTCGAGAGACCCCAGCCCGGCAGGGACGAGGTGCTGGTCAAGGTTCATGCGGCGGGTCTGAACCCGGTCGATTACAAGATCCGCGAAGGCAAGCTGAAGGCCATTCTGCGCTTTCCTTTGCCGACGGTGATGGGAAGTGAGTTGTCGGGCATTGTCGAATCCGTCGGAGAGGGCGTCAGCAAATTTGCGCCCGGTGATCGCGTCTTTGCGCGGATGCCCAAGGACAAGATGGGTGCCTTTGCCGAATATGCCGTCGTGCCAGCGAAATTCCTGGCGCGTGTGCCGGATGCGCTGAGCCTGTCTGATGCGGCTGGTGTGCCGCTGGCCGGGTTGACCGCACTGCAGGCGCTGCGCGATGAGATCGGGCTGAAACCCGGCAGTCGCGTGTTCATCTCTGCCGGAGCGGGCGGGGTGGGCACATTCGCCATTCAGATCGCCAAATCGCTGGGGGCAGAGGTCGCGACGACGGCTTCCCCTCGTGGGCGGGAATTGGTCGAACGGTTGGGCGCCGACGAGGTCATCGACTATACATCGCAGAGGTTTCGCGACCGGCTGAGCGATATGGACGGTGCGCTCGACCTGACGGGCGGCGATGATCTGACTGACGCTTTTGCTATCGTTAAACCGGGCGCGACGGTGGTTTCGGTGGCCGCCCTGCCAGAGCCGCAGACAGCGCGGAAAGATCTGGATATGGGGCCGATGATGGCGACAGTTTTCTGGTTTATTTCCAGAAATTTGCGAAAGGAAGCCAGAAAAAATGATGCCAACTATCGCTTCCTGTTCATGCGCCCGAGCGGGCCGGATCTGGCGGCGCTTGCAGGGCTGATCGAAGCTGGCCGGTTGCAACCCGTTGTCGACCGGGTTTTTCCCTTCGCCGAGATGAAAGAGGCAATGGCCTATCTGGAATCCGGGCGGGCCAAGGGTAAGGTCATCGTCGAGATGGCGAAAGAATAG
- a CDS encoding crotonase/enoyl-CoA hydratase family protein produces the protein MSYETIRIESDDRGVATLWLARSEKHNALSAKMLEELTAAASRLGHDDKVRVVVLAADGPTFCAGGDLGWMREQISADAETRRAGARQLADMLMAMNTMAKPVIGRVQGNAFGGGVGMMSVCDVVIAARTAKFGLTETKLGLIPATIGPYVLARMGEDKARRVFMSGRIFDAEEAVTLNLVARLADVEDLDALVEEEVAPYLLCAPGAVAEAKRLARALGPRIDSAMIEHSIDRLIAMWEGDEAPEGIAAFFEKRKPRWQQGQAAR, from the coding sequence ATGAGCTATGAAACCATCAGGATCGAAAGCGATGATCGCGGGGTTGCGACGCTGTGGCTGGCCCGGTCAGAAAAGCACAATGCGCTGTCCGCGAAGATGCTGGAAGAGCTGACGGCCGCCGCGAGCCGGTTGGGCCATGATGATAAGGTCCGCGTGGTGGTACTGGCGGCTGACGGGCCGACCTTTTGCGCCGGGGGCGATCTGGGCTGGATGCGCGAACAGATTTCGGCGGATGCCGAAACCCGTCGGGCGGGCGCGCGGCAACTGGCCGACATGCTGATGGCAATGAACACGATGGCCAAGCCGGTGATCGGCCGGGTGCAGGGCAATGCGTTTGGCGGCGGTGTGGGCATGATGTCCGTCTGCGATGTGGTCATCGCGGCACGGACAGCAAAGTTCGGCCTGACCGAAACGAAGCTGGGTCTGATCCCAGCCACAATCGGCCCCTATGTTCTGGCCCGGATGGGAGAGGACAAGGCACGGCGCGTGTTCATGTCAGGCCGCATCTTCGACGCCGAAGAGGCTGTGACGCTGAACCTTGTCGCGCGGCTGGCCGACGTCGAGGATCTGGATGCCCTTGTCGAGGAAGAAGTCGCGCCCTATCTGCTTTGCGCCCCCGGCGCGGTGGCAGAGGCCAAGCGGCTGGCGCGCGCCCTTGGTCCGCGCATCGATTCCGCTATGATAGAGCATAGCATCGACCGGCTGATCGCGATGTGGGAAGGCGACGAGGCACCCGAGGGCATCGCCGCCTTCTTCGAAAAGCGCAAGCCGCGTTGGCAGCAGGGTCAGGCCGCGCGATAA
- the fabF gene encoding beta-ketoacyl-ACP synthase II gives MRRVVVTGLGMVTPLASGVEETWGRLLEGQSGAGPITRFDAENVVTKYACEIPFGDGCDGTFNPDDWMEPKDRRKVDDFILYGMAAATQAVRDAGVEDLSDDEKLRAGVMIGSGIGGLTTIAETAVLIKEKGPKRVSPFFIPGSLINLISGQVSIRFGFKGPNHSVVTACSTGAHAIGDAARLIMLGDADIMVAGGAESPISEIGIAGFNACKALSTKRADDPQAASRPYDDDRDGFVMGEGAGVVVLEEYEHAKARGAKIYAEVLGYGLSGDAYHITAPSEDGDGGYRAMQAALKNGGLEAADVDYVNAHGTSTMADTIELGAVERLLGDHARDVTMSSTKSSIGHLLGAAGSVEAIFCILAVRDQVAPPTINLDNPAVEPTLDLAPNKAVKRKIDVALSNSFGFGGTNACLIVGKVRD, from the coding sequence ATGCGCAGGGTTGTTGTCACCGGTCTGGGAATGGTCACGCCGCTGGCCTCTGGCGTTGAAGAAACCTGGGGGCGCCTGCTGGAAGGTCAGTCAGGTGCCGGTCCGATAACGCGTTTCGATGCCGAAAACGTGGTTACGAAATATGCCTGCGAAATTCCCTTCGGTGACGGCTGCGACGGCACGTTCAACCCGGACGACTGGATGGAGCCCAAGGACCGCCGCAAGGTCGATGACTTTATCCTCTACGGCATGGCCGCTGCCACACAGGCCGTTCGCGACGCCGGGGTCGAGGATCTTTCGGATGATGAAAAGCTGCGTGCCGGGGTGATGATCGGCTCGGGGATCGGCGGGCTGACGACGATTGCCGAAACCGCCGTGCTGATCAAGGAGAAGGGGCCGAAGCGCGTTTCTCCGTTTTTCATCCCCGGTTCGCTGATTAACCTTATTTCCGGTCAGGTCTCCATCCGGTTCGGGTTCAAGGGGCCGAACCATTCGGTGGTGACCGCCTGTTCGACCGGCGCCCACGCGATTGGCGACGCAGCGCGGCTGATCATGCTGGGCGACGCTGATATCATGGTCGCGGGCGGGGCCGAAAGCCCGATCAGCGAAATCGGGATTGCGGGCTTCAACGCCTGCAAGGCCTTGTCGACCAAGCGCGCCGATGATCCGCAGGCCGCCAGCCGTCCCTATGACGATGACCGTGATGGCTTTGTCATGGGCGAGGGCGCGGGCGTGGTCGTGCTGGAGGAATATGAACACGCCAAGGCGCGTGGCGCGAAGATCTATGCCGAGGTTCTTGGCTATGGTCTGTCGGGCGATGCCTATCACATCACCGCCCCGTCCGAAGATGGCGATGGAGGCTATCGGGCCATGCAGGCGGCGCTGAAGAATGGCGGGCTGGAAGCTGCCGATGTCGATTATGTGAATGCACATGGCACCTCGACTATGGCAGATACGATTGAGCTGGGCGCGGTAGAGCGCCTGCTGGGCGATCATGCCAGGGATGTGACCATGTCTTCGACGAAATCCAGCATCGGGCACTTGCTTGGCGCCGCCGGTTCGGTCGAGGCGATTTTCTGCATCCTCGCCGTGCGCGATCAGGTCGCGCCGCCGACAATCAACCTTGATAACCCGGCGGTCGAACCGACGCTTGATCTGGCGCCGAACAAGGCGGTGAAACGCAAAATTGATGTGGCGCTGTCAAACAGCTTTGGTTTTGGCGGCACGAATGCCTGCCTGATCGTGGGGAAGGTCCGCGACTGA
- a CDS encoding NADH:flavin oxidoreductase/NADH oxidase, giving the protein MPGLFDPLTLRGLTLRNRIAVSPMCQYSATDGLANEWHSAHLAGLARGGAGLVTIEATGVTPEGRITPGCLGLWNDAQAEALAPMVAEIGKFGAASGIQLGHAGRKASANSPWEGDDHIPDSDPRSWQTIAPSPIAFGDELPKVPREMTLDDIARVQQSFVDATIRANEIGLDNLLLHFAHGYLGQSFLSRHSNNRTDAYGGSAENRARFLVETVAAVRKVWPEDKPLCARIGVIEFDGQDEETLAEAIDAIRKLKAEGLDLVDVSMGFSTPEANIPWGPGFLAPTAGRVRQETGLPTTTSWYISQPEQADELIRKEQVDLISLGRPLLANPHWPYEAAQKLGVENPAWTTLPAPYAHWLQRYRAA; this is encoded by the coding sequence ATGCCGGGTCTCTTCGATCCCCTCACCCTGCGCGGTCTGACCTTGCGCAACCGCATCGCCGTCTCGCCCATGTGCCAGTATTCGGCAACCGACGGGCTGGCCAATGAATGGCACAGCGCCCATCTGGCCGGTCTGGCGCGCGGCGGCGCGGGTCTTGTGACCATCGAGGCAACCGGGGTGACACCCGAAGGCCGCATCACCCCCGGCTGTCTCGGGTTGTGGAACGATGCACAGGCAGAGGCACTGGCCCCCATGGTCGCCGAAATCGGCAAATTCGGGGCAGCTTCTGGCATCCAGCTTGGGCATGCCGGACGCAAGGCCAGTGCCAATTCGCCGTGGGAGGGTGACGATCACATCCCGGACAGCGACCCGCGCAGTTGGCAGACCATCGCGCCATCACCCATTGCCTTTGGTGACGAACTTCCCAAGGTCCCGCGCGAGATGACTCTGGACGATATCGCAAGGGTGCAACAAAGCTTTGTCGATGCCACGATCCGCGCCAATGAGATCGGTCTGGATAACCTGTTGCTGCATTTCGCGCATGGCTATCTGGGGCAGAGCTTTCTGTCGCGCCACTCGAACAACCGCACGGATGCCTATGGCGGCAGCGCTGAAAACCGTGCCCGCTTTCTTGTCGAAACCGTAGCCGCCGTTCGCAAGGTGTGGCCGGAAGACAAACCACTTTGCGCGCGGATCGGCGTCATCGAGTTTGACGGGCAGGACGAGGAAACGCTGGCCGAGGCAATAGATGCGATCCGGAAACTCAAGGCTGAGGGGCTCGATCTAGTCGATGTCAGCATGGGCTTTTCGACACCCGAAGCGAATATACCCTGGGGTCCGGGTTTTCTGGCCCCGACGGCAGGCCGCGTTCGTCAGGAAACCGGGCTGCCGACCACCACGTCCTGGTATATCAGCCAGCCGGAACAGGCAGATGAGCTGATCCGAAAAGAACAGGTGGATCTGATTTCGCTGGGCCGTCCGCTGCTGGCAAATCCGCATTGGCCCTATGAGGCCGCGCAGAAACTAGGCGTCGAGAACCCGGCATGGACAACCCTGCCCGCGCCTTATGCGCATTGGCTTCAGCGTTATCGCGCGGCCTGA
- a CDS encoding carboxyl transferase domain-containing protein, whose translation MKLKSSALPSSDAFKANREAHLGLIATAREAAEAVLAGGGEKAMERHTSRGKMPPRERVANLLDPGSPFLEIGATAAHGMYDGDAPGAGVIAGIGRVHGQDVMVVANDATVKGGTYYPMTVKKHLRAQEIAEQCHLPCVYLVDSGGANLPNQDEVFPDRDHFGRIFYNQAQMSAKGIPQIAVVMGSCTAGGAYVPAMSDVTIIVRNQGTIFLAGPPLVKAATGEVVSAEDLGGGDVHTRLSGVADYLAEDDAHALAQARRAIANLNRRVPQSVVWETPEAPAYDPEEILGVVPGDLRTPYDIREVIARVVDGSRFDEFKARFGETLITGFAHIEGCPVGIIANNGVLFSEAAQKGAHFVELCSQRGTPLIFLQNITGFMVGRKYENEGIARHGAKMVTAVATTNVPKITMLVGGSFGAGNYGMSGRAYSPRFLWTWPNSRISVMGGEQAAGVLATVRRDGIERKGGTWSAEEEAEFKRPTIEMFDRQSHPLYASARLWDDGIVDPRKTRDVLSLSLRASLNAPIEPTRFGVFRM comes from the coding sequence ATGAAGCTGAAATCATCCGCGCTCCCCTCCTCCGACGCCTTCAAGGCCAATCGTGAGGCGCATCTGGGCCTGATCGCGACCGCGCGCGAGGCCGCCGAGGCCGTGCTGGCCGGTGGCGGCGAAAAAGCGATGGAGCGTCATACTTCTCGCGGCAAGATGCCGCCGCGAGAGCGGGTGGCAAACCTGCTCGATCCCGGCAGCCCGTTCCTGGAGATCGGGGCGACGGCGGCGCATGGCATGTATGATGGCGACGCCCCGGGCGCGGGCGTGATTGCGGGGATCGGCCGGGTTCACGGGCAGGATGTCATGGTCGTCGCCAATGACGCTACGGTCAAGGGCGGCACCTATTACCCCATGACGGTGAAAAAGCATCTCCGCGCGCAGGAGATTGCCGAGCAATGTCATCTGCCCTGCGTCTATCTGGTCGATAGCGGCGGCGCGAACCTGCCCAATCAGGATGAGGTTTTCCCCGACCGCGACCATTTCGGCCGCATCTTCTATAATCAGGCACAGATGAGCGCGAAGGGCATCCCCCAGATTGCGGTCGTCATGGGCTCTTGCACGGCTGGCGGGGCATACGTGCCGGCCATGTCCGATGTGACGATCATCGTGCGCAATCAGGGCACGATCTTCCTTGCCGGTCCGCCGCTGGTCAAGGCCGCAACCGGAGAGGTCGTCAGCGCCGAAGACCTTGGCGGCGGTGATGTGCATACGCGGCTGTCCGGTGTGGCTGATTACCTGGCCGAGGATGACGCCCATGCGCTCGCCCAGGCGCGCCGGGCCATCGCCAATCTGAACCGCCGGGTACCGCAAAGCGTGGTCTGGGAAACGCCCGAAGCGCCTGCCTATGACCCCGAGGAAATCCTCGGCGTGGTCCCCGGCGATCTGCGCACGCCATATGACATCAGGGAAGTCATCGCCCGTGTCGTCGACGGCTCCCGCTTCGATGAATTCAAGGCGCGGTTTGGCGAAACCCTCATCACCGGTTTCGCCCATATCGAGGGCTGCCCGGTCGGCATTATCGCCAATAACGGCGTGCTGTTTTCCGAAGCCGCACAGAAGGGCGCGCATTTCGTCGAGCTGTGTTCGCAGCGCGGCACGCCTCTGATCTTTTTGCAAAACATCACCGGCTTCATGGTCGGGCGGAAATATGAAAACGAAGGCATCGCGCGGCACGGCGCCAAGATGGTGACAGCGGTGGCGACAACCAATGTGCCGAAAATCACCATGCTGGTCGGTGGCAGCTTCGGCGCCGGAAACTACGGCATGTCGGGCCGCGCCTATTCGCCGCGCTTCCTGTGGACATGGCCCAACAGCCGCATCTCGGTCATGGGCGGCGAACAGGCCGCAGGCGTTCTGGCCACCGTCCGTCGCGACGGTATCGAGCGCAAGGGCGGCACATGGTCGGCCGAGGAAGAGGCCGAATTCAAGCGCCCCACCATCGAAATGTTCGACCGCCAGTCGCACCCGCTCTATGCCTCGGCCCGTCTGTGGGATGACGGTATCGTGGACCCGCGCAAGACCCGTGATGTGCTGTCCTTGTCGCTGAGGGCCAGTCTGAACGCACCCATCGAACCCACACGCTTCGGCGTGTTCCGGATGTGA